The following proteins are encoded in a genomic region of Cellulomonas sp. ES6:
- the argF gene encoding ornithine carbamoyltransferase, translating into MTAAPPRHFLRDDDLSPEEQAQVLELGLALRADRHARRPLAGPQAVAIVFDKPTLRTQVSFTTGVAELGGYPLAVDGNLARIGVRESIADTARVLGRQVSAIVWRTHAQARIEEMAAHAGVPVVNALTDDFHPCQVLADLLTLAQHWGGVGALRGRTLAYTGDGSNNMAQSYLLGGATAGLHVRVATPAAYLPDAGVVAAAAAVAARTGGSVEVTDDLAAALAGADAVATDTWVSMGQEDEAAEREQPFVPYRLDAAALALAAPDALVLHCLPAYRGKEITAEVLDGPQSVVWDEAENRLHAQKALLAWLLEDAS; encoded by the coding sequence ATGACCGCCGCCCCGCCCCGGCACTTCCTGCGTGACGACGACCTGAGCCCCGAGGAGCAGGCGCAGGTCCTCGAGCTCGGGCTCGCGCTGCGCGCCGACCGCCACGCCCGCCGGCCGCTCGCCGGCCCGCAGGCGGTCGCGATCGTGTTCGACAAGCCGACCCTGCGCACGCAGGTGTCCTTCACGACGGGCGTCGCCGAGCTGGGCGGCTACCCGCTGGCCGTCGACGGCAACCTCGCCCGGATCGGCGTGCGCGAGTCGATCGCGGACACCGCGCGGGTGCTGGGCCGGCAGGTCTCGGCGATCGTCTGGCGGACGCACGCGCAGGCCCGGATCGAGGAGATGGCGGCCCACGCCGGCGTCCCGGTGGTCAACGCGCTCACCGACGACTTCCACCCGTGCCAGGTGCTCGCGGACCTGCTGACGCTCGCCCAGCACTGGGGCGGCGTGGGCGCGCTGCGCGGCCGGACCCTGGCCTACACGGGCGACGGGTCCAACAACATGGCGCAGTCGTACCTGCTCGGCGGCGCGACCGCGGGCCTGCACGTGCGCGTCGCGACGCCGGCCGCGTACCTGCCGGACGCGGGCGTCGTGGCCGCCGCCGCGGCGGTGGCGGCGCGCACCGGCGGCTCCGTCGAGGTGACGGACGACCTGGCCGCGGCCCTCGCCGGCGCGGACGCCGTGGCGACGGACACGTGGGTGTCGATGGGCCAGGAGGACGAGGCCGCCGAGCGGGAGCAGCCGTTCGTGCCGTACCGCCTGGACGCCGCCGCGCTCGCGCTCGCCGCGCCGGACGCGCTCGTGCTGCACTGCCTGCCGGCGTACCGCGGCAAGGAGATCACCGCCGAGGTGCTCGACGGCCCGCAGTCGGTCGTCTGGGACGAGGCGGAGAACCGGCTGCACGCGCAGAAGGCCCTGCTCGCCTGGCTGCTGGAGGACGCGTCGTGA
- a CDS encoding arginine repressor, whose amino-acid sequence MTAEEPVTSTGRIPATKAARHALIRDLLSRQSVHSQSELADLLAHQGVTVTQATLSRDLVELRAVKIRTPVGALAYAVPGEGGDRSPAPVSDAEALAARLARLCSELLVTAEASGSLVVLRTPPGAAQFLASAIDHSVLPGVLGTIAGDDTVLVIAREGADGPEGPAIAARFLELAQTG is encoded by the coding sequence GTGACGGCCGAGGAGCCGGTGACGTCGACCGGGCGGATCCCGGCGACGAAGGCCGCCCGGCACGCGCTGATCCGGGACCTGCTGTCCCGGCAGTCCGTGCACTCGCAGTCCGAGCTGGCCGACCTGCTCGCGCACCAGGGCGTCACCGTCACGCAGGCCACGCTCTCGCGGGACCTCGTCGAGCTGCGGGCCGTGAAGATCCGCACCCCCGTCGGCGCCCTCGCGTACGCCGTGCCGGGGGAGGGCGGCGACCGCAGCCCGGCCCCGGTGTCCGACGCCGAGGCGCTCGCCGCGCGGCTCGCCCGGCTCTGCTCGGAGCTGCTGGTCACCGCGGAGGCGTCCGGCAGCCTGGTCGTGCTGCGCACCCCGCCCGGCGCGGCGCAGTTCCTCGCCTCGGCCATCGACCACTCCGTGCTGCCCGGCGTGCTCGGCACGATCGCGGGCGACGACACCGTCCTCGTCATCGCCCGCGAGGGCGCCGACGGCCCCGAGGGCCCGGCCATCGCGGCCCGGTTCCTCGAGCTCGCGCAGACCGGCTGA
- a CDS encoding argininosuccinate synthase: MTERVVLAYSGGLDTSVGIGWIAEATGAEVIAVAVDVGQGGEDLEVIRQRALDCGAVEAYVADARDEFAAEYCMPALRANGLYLDRYPLVSALSRPVIVKHLVRAARQFGATTVAHGCTGKGNDQVRFEVGITSIAPDLKCLAPVRDLALTRDKAIEFAERKKLPIATTKHNPFSIDQNVWGRAVETGFLEDIWNEPTKDVYTYTDDPTFPPVADEVVITFQQGVPVALDGVPVTPLQAIQEMNRRAGAQGVGRIDIVEDRLVGIKSREVYEAPGAIALIAAHQELENVTVEREQARFKRQVEQRWTELVYDGQWFSPLKKSLDVFIDDTQRYVSGEIRMVLHGGRATVTGRRSDSSLYDFNLATYDSGDTFDQSAARGFIEIYGLSSKLAAARDVQFGNGEDLGSQGGIGA; the protein is encoded by the coding sequence ATGACTGAGCGCGTCGTCCTCGCCTACTCGGGCGGCCTGGACACCTCCGTGGGCATCGGCTGGATCGCCGAGGCGACCGGCGCCGAGGTGATCGCCGTGGCGGTCGACGTCGGCCAGGGCGGCGAGGACCTCGAGGTCATCCGCCAGCGCGCCCTGGACTGCGGCGCCGTGGAGGCGTACGTCGCCGACGCCCGCGACGAGTTCGCCGCCGAGTACTGCATGCCGGCGCTGCGCGCCAACGGCCTGTACCTCGACCGGTACCCGCTGGTGTCCGCGCTGTCCCGCCCCGTCATCGTCAAGCACCTGGTCCGGGCCGCGCGGCAGTTCGGCGCCACCACCGTCGCGCACGGCTGCACCGGCAAGGGCAACGACCAGGTGCGGTTCGAGGTCGGCATCACGTCGATCGCCCCCGACCTCAAGTGCCTCGCGCCGGTCCGCGACCTCGCGCTGACCCGCGACAAGGCCATCGAGTTCGCCGAGCGCAAGAAGCTGCCGATCGCGACCACCAAGCACAACCCGTTCTCGATCGACCAGAACGTGTGGGGCCGCGCGGTCGAGACCGGGTTCCTCGAGGACATCTGGAACGAGCCGACCAAGGACGTCTACACCTACACGGACGACCCGACGTTCCCGCCGGTCGCCGACGAGGTCGTCATCACGTTCCAGCAGGGCGTCCCGGTCGCGCTGGACGGCGTGCCGGTCACCCCGCTGCAGGCGATCCAGGAGATGAACCGCCGCGCGGGCGCGCAGGGCGTCGGCCGCATCGACATCGTCGAGGACCGCCTGGTCGGCATCAAGTCCCGCGAGGTGTACGAGGCCCCGGGCGCGATCGCGCTCATCGCCGCGCACCAGGAGCTCGAGAACGTCACCGTCGAGCGCGAGCAGGCCCGGTTCAAGCGCCAGGTCGAGCAGCGCTGGACCGAGCTGGTCTACGACGGCCAGTGGTTCTCCCCGCTGAAGAAGTCGCTCGACGTCTTCATCGACGACACCCAGCGCTACGTCTCCGGCGAGATCCGCATGGTGCTGCACGGGGGCCGCGCGACCGTCACCGGCCGGCGCTCGGACTCCTCGCTGTACGACTTCAACCTCGCCACCTACGACTCGGGGGACACGTTCGACCAGTCCGCCGCGCGCGGGTTCATCGAGATCTACGGCCTGTCGTCCAAGCTCGCCGCCGCGCGCGACGTGCAGTTCGGCAACGGCGAGGACCTCGGCTCGCAGGGCGGCATCGGTGCCTGA
- the argH gene encoding argininosuccinate lyase has protein sequence MPEQAGTLWGGRFAGGPADALAALSKSTQFDWRLAPQDIAGSKAHARVLHAAGLLDDAALAGMLDALERLRADVESGAFVAAESDEDVHGALERGLIERAGADLGGRLRAGRSRNDQIATLVRMYLRDAARDIAGLTLDVVDALVAQAEAAGDAVMPGRTHLQHAQPVLLAHHLLAHAWPLLRDVERYADWDRRAAVSPYGSGALAGSSLGLDPAAVAAELGFDAPVENSIDGTASRDVVAEFAWVSAMLGVDLSRLAEEVVLWSTVEFGFVRLDDAYSTGSSIMPQKKNPDVAELARGKAGRLVGDLTGLLTTLKGLPLAYNRDLQEDKEPVFDQVDTLTVLLPAFAGMVATLRFDTQRMASLAPQGFSLATDVAEWLVRQGVPFRVAHEVAGACVRACEQHEPPVELWDLTDEELAAVSPHLTPDVRSVLSVEGSVASRSAHGGTAPVRVAEQLGRARARAAGLRASVSGTAPGRASSSGTIAG, from the coding sequence GTGCCTGAGCAGGCCGGCACGCTGTGGGGCGGCCGGTTCGCCGGCGGCCCCGCGGACGCGCTCGCGGCCCTGTCCAAGTCCACCCAGTTCGACTGGCGCCTGGCCCCGCAGGACATCGCGGGGTCGAAGGCCCACGCGCGGGTGCTGCACGCGGCCGGGCTGCTCGACGACGCGGCGCTCGCGGGCATGCTCGACGCGCTGGAGCGCCTGCGCGCCGACGTCGAGTCCGGGGCGTTCGTCGCCGCCGAGTCCGACGAGGACGTGCACGGCGCCCTGGAACGCGGGCTGATCGAGCGCGCCGGGGCCGACCTCGGCGGGCGGCTGCGCGCCGGGCGCTCGCGCAACGACCAGATCGCGACGCTGGTGCGGATGTACCTGCGGGACGCGGCGCGCGACATCGCCGGGCTGACCCTCGACGTCGTCGACGCCCTGGTCGCCCAGGCCGAGGCCGCGGGCGACGCGGTCATGCCGGGGCGCACGCACCTGCAGCACGCCCAGCCCGTCCTGCTCGCGCACCACCTGCTGGCGCACGCGTGGCCGCTGCTGCGCGACGTCGAGCGGTACGCCGACTGGGACCGCCGGGCCGCGGTGTCCCCGTACGGCTCGGGCGCGCTGGCCGGGTCCTCGCTGGGCCTCGACCCGGCGGCCGTCGCGGCGGAGCTCGGCTTCGACGCGCCGGTGGAGAACTCGATCGACGGCACCGCGTCCCGCGACGTCGTGGCCGAGTTCGCCTGGGTGTCCGCGATGCTCGGCGTCGACCTGTCCCGCCTGGCGGAGGAGGTCGTCCTCTGGTCGACCGTCGAGTTCGGGTTCGTCCGGCTGGACGACGCCTACTCGACCGGGTCGAGCATCATGCCGCAGAAGAAGAACCCCGACGTGGCGGAGCTCGCGCGCGGCAAGGCCGGCCGGCTGGTCGGCGACCTCACGGGCCTGCTCACCACGCTCAAGGGCCTGCCGCTCGCGTACAACCGCGACCTGCAGGAGGACAAGGAGCCGGTGTTCGACCAGGTCGACACCCTCACCGTCCTGCTGCCCGCCTTCGCGGGGATGGTCGCGACGCTGCGGTTCGACACGCAGCGGATGGCCTCGCTCGCCCCGCAGGGGTTCTCGCTCGCGACCGACGTCGCCGAGTGGCTGGTCCGCCAGGGCGTGCCGTTCCGGGTCGCGCACGAGGTCGCGGGCGCGTGCGTCCGGGCCTGCGAGCAGCACGAGCCGCCCGTCGAGCTGTGGGACCTCACGGACGAGGAGCTGGCCGCCGTCTCGCCGCACCTCACCCCGGACGTGCGCAGCGTGCTCTCGGTCGAGGGGTCCGTGGCCTCCCGGTCCGCGCACGGCGGCACCGCCCCGGTGCGGGTCGCCGAGCAGCTCGGGCGGGCACGCGCCCGTGCCGCCGGGCTGCGGGCGTCGGTGTCGGGCACGGCGCCGGGCCGTGCGTCGTCGTCTGGCACGATCGCCGGGTGA
- a CDS encoding uridine kinase, which translates to MTCPSAPQGHEDAAGVVVPLLLSAPRRLGPVRLVAVDGPAGSGKTTLAGAVARRCAEAGVRGHVLHMDDLYEGWSGLDGDLWPRLAAQVLEPLRRGLTGRFQRYDWVAGRFDEWVDVPVPDVLVLEGCGSGRRAGAPDLSLLVWVEADDATRLARGLERDGQAARPQWERWMRDEAVHYAREGTRGRADVRVDAWGRMAR; encoded by the coding sequence GTGACCTGCCCGAGCGCGCCCCAGGGGCACGAGGACGCCGCGGGCGTCGTCGTGCCCCTGCTGCTGTCCGCGCCCCGGCGGCTCGGACCCGTCCGGCTGGTCGCCGTCGACGGCCCGGCCGGGTCGGGCAAGACCACGCTCGCGGGCGCTGTCGCCCGCCGGTGCGCCGAGGCCGGCGTGCGCGGGCACGTGCTCCACATGGACGACCTGTACGAGGGCTGGTCCGGGCTGGACGGCGACCTGTGGCCGCGGCTGGCCGCCCAGGTGCTCGAGCCGCTGCGCCGCGGGCTGACCGGCCGGTTCCAGCGGTACGACTGGGTCGCCGGCCGGTTCGACGAGTGGGTCGACGTGCCGGTGCCCGACGTGCTGGTGCTCGAGGGCTGCGGCTCCGGCCGGCGGGCGGGCGCGCCGGACCTCAGCCTGCTCGTCTGGGTCGAGGCGGACGACGCCACCCGGCTCGCGCGCGGCCTGGAGCGCGACGGGCAGGCGGCCCGGCCGCAGTGGGAGCGGTGGATGCGGGACGAGGCGGTGCACTACGCGCGCGAGGGCACCCGTGGACGCGCCGACGTGCGGGTGGACGCATGGGGCAGGATGGCCCGGTGA
- a CDS encoding DNA-3-methyladenine glycosylase produces the protein MPDAAAPGVPLGRAPARVWYARPVLDVAADLLGALLTVRSDEGDVTVRLTEVEAYAGEADPGSHAFRGRTARNAVMFGEPGRLYVYRHLGLHHCVNVVTGPAGTASAVLLRAGEVVDGVDLARDRRARAGVVDSDRQIARGPARLAVALGVGMDDYGADVTESGGRIVLHRDPDAVTGAHATGPRVGVAGPGGDAARYPWRFWLAGEPTVSAFRPAYRRPASGSSPQSGATPA, from the coding sequence GTGCCCGACGCAGCCGCGCCCGGCGTCCCCCTCGGCCGCGCCCCCGCCCGCGTCTGGTACGCGCGGCCCGTGCTCGACGTGGCGGCGGACCTGCTCGGCGCCCTCCTGACCGTCCGCTCCGACGAGGGCGACGTGACGGTGCGCCTCACCGAGGTGGAGGCCTACGCCGGCGAGGCCGACCCCGGCTCGCACGCGTTCCGGGGCCGCACGGCGCGCAACGCGGTGATGTTCGGCGAGCCCGGGCGGCTGTACGTCTACCGGCACCTCGGCCTCCACCACTGCGTCAACGTCGTCACCGGGCCGGCCGGCACCGCCTCCGCCGTGCTGCTGCGCGCCGGCGAGGTGGTCGACGGCGTCGACCTCGCCCGCGACCGCCGGGCGCGCGCCGGCGTGGTCGACTCCGACCGCCAGATCGCGCGCGGCCCCGCCCGGCTCGCGGTCGCGCTCGGCGTCGGCATGGACGACTACGGCGCCGACGTCACCGAGTCCGGCGGGCGGATCGTGCTGCACCGCGACCCCGACGCGGTGACCGGGGCGCACGCCACCGGACCGCGCGTCGGCGTGGCCGGCCCCGGCGGCGACGCGGCCCGGTACCCGTGGCGGTTCTGGCTCGCCGGCGAGCCCACCGTGTCCGCGTTCCGCCCGGCGTATCGCCGGCCGGCGTCGGGAAGCAGCCCGCAGAGCGGGGCGACGCCGGCATGA
- the tyrS gene encoding tyrosine--tRNA ligase: protein MTHLLDELAWRGLVAQTTDQDALREALDAGPVTFYAGFDPTAPSLHHGHLVQLVLMRHLQLAGHHPLALVGGATGLIGDPRMSGERVLNTKDTVAEWVQRLQAQISRFLDFEGDNPARMVNNLDWTGELTAIDFLREVGKHYRLGTMLAKDTVARRLASDEGISFTEFSYQILQGMDYLELHRRHGCTLQTGGNDQWGNLLSGVELIRKSEHAAVHALTTPLITKADGTKFGKSEGGAIWLDPEMMSPYAFYQFWLNADDAEVVGYLKVFTFRTREQIAELEEAVAARPAAREAQRALAYDVTSLVHGTDATDKVIAASRALFGGGDLAGLDEPTLRAAVAELPSAEVRVGDPLVDVLAATGLVASKGAARRAIAEGGASVNNRKITDDTAVVATEDLLHGQWLVLRRGKRTLAVARAGSA, encoded by the coding sequence GTGACCCACCTCCTCGACGAGCTCGCCTGGCGCGGTCTCGTCGCCCAGACCACCGACCAGGACGCGCTGCGCGAGGCGCTCGACGCCGGCCCGGTGACGTTCTACGCCGGGTTCGACCCGACGGCGCCCTCGCTGCACCACGGCCACCTCGTGCAGCTCGTCCTCATGCGGCACCTGCAGCTCGCCGGCCACCACCCGCTGGCCCTCGTCGGCGGGGCCACCGGCCTCATCGGCGACCCCCGGATGTCGGGGGAGCGCGTCCTCAACACCAAGGACACGGTCGCCGAGTGGGTGCAGCGGCTCCAGGCGCAGATCTCCCGGTTCCTCGACTTCGAGGGGGACAACCCGGCGCGGATGGTGAACAACCTCGACTGGACCGGCGAGCTCACCGCCATCGACTTCCTGCGGGAGGTCGGCAAGCACTACCGCCTGGGCACGATGCTCGCCAAGGACACGGTGGCCCGGCGGCTCGCCTCCGACGAGGGCATCTCGTTCACCGAGTTCAGCTACCAGATCCTGCAGGGCATGGACTACCTGGAGCTGCACCGCCGGCACGGCTGCACGCTGCAGACCGGCGGCAACGACCAGTGGGGCAACCTGCTGTCCGGCGTCGAGCTGATCCGCAAGTCCGAGCACGCGGCCGTGCACGCCCTGACCACCCCGCTCATCACGAAGGCGGACGGGACCAAGTTCGGCAAGTCGGAGGGCGGCGCCATCTGGCTCGACCCCGAGATGATGAGCCCGTACGCCTTCTACCAGTTCTGGCTCAACGCCGACGACGCCGAGGTGGTCGGCTACCTCAAGGTCTTCACGTTCCGCACGCGGGAGCAGATCGCGGAGCTCGAGGAGGCCGTGGCCGCGCGTCCGGCGGCACGTGAGGCCCAGCGGGCGCTCGCCTACGACGTGACGTCCCTGGTGCACGGGACCGACGCCACCGACAAGGTGATCGCCGCGAGCCGCGCCCTGTTCGGCGGCGGCGACCTCGCCGGGCTCGACGAGCCGACCCTGCGCGCGGCCGTCGCCGAGCTGCCCTCGGCCGAGGTGCGGGTCGGCGACCCGCTGGTCGACGTGCTCGCCGCCACCGGGCTGGTGGCGTCCAAGGGCGCGGCACGCCGTGCGATCGCGGAGGGGGGCGCGTCGGTGAACAACCGGAAGATCACGGACGACACCGCCGTGGTCGCGACCGAGGACCTGCTGCACGGGCAGTGGCTCGTGCTGCGTCGGGGCAAGCGGACGCTCGCGGTCGCGCGGGCGGGCTCCGCCTGA